A window of Caldibacillus debilis DSM 16016 genomic DNA:
CGATTAAGACGCCGTAGGGATATGCTTCCACATCGAACCATTGAACGTCCATTTTGTTTTTGAACCAGGTATATTGCCTCTTGGCGTAATTCCGGGTATTTTTTTTCAAAAGTGCGATCGCTTCCGCAAGGGACAATGTACCGTCAAAATAGGCGTACAGTTCTTTGTAGCCGATGGCCTGGATGGACTGGCAGCCGCGCAGGCCCCGATCGTAGAAGCGCCTGGCTTCTTCCAGCAGCCCTGCTTCGATCATCCTGTCCACCCGTTCATCGATCAGCCTGTAAAGGCGTTCCCGGTCCATCGTCAACCCGACGATGGCCGCATCGTAGCGCAATTCATTCCTTTGTTTCCGCAAATGTTCCGTCATAGTCACGCCCGTACTGTAATAGATCTCCAGCGCCCGGATGATCCGCCTCCCGTCATTTGGATGGATTTTTATCGCTGAATCGGGGTCAATGCCCGACAGTTCCCGGTAAAGCTTTTCCGTTCCCTCCCGCCGGAGCCGTTCCTGCAGCTCCTTGCGGAGCCGGCCGGTGTTCCCTTTTCCGGTGAACCGGTAATCATAGAGCACCGATTGAATATAGAGGCCGGTGCCGCCCACGATCATCGGCAAACGTCCCCTTCGGGAGATCTCGCTGATTTTTTCCCGGACGATCCGCTGGAATTCGGCCACGGAAAAAGATTCTTCGGGGTCTTTAATATCGATGAGATGGTGGGGGATTCCCTGCATCTCTTCCTTCTTGATCTTGGCC
This region includes:
- the miaA gene encoding tRNA (adenosine(37)-N6)-dimethylallyltransferase MiaA produces the protein MGNKEKLAVIVGPTAVGKTKISVDVAKKLRGEIISGDSMQIYRGMDIGTAKIKKEEMQGIPHHLIDIKDPEESFSVAEFQRIVREKISEISRRGRLPMIVGGTGLYIQSVLYDYRFTGKGNTGRLRKELQERLRREGTEKLYRELSGIDPDSAIKIHPNDGRRIIRALEIYYSTGVTMTEHLRKQRNELRYDAAIVGLTMDRERLYRLIDERVDRMIEAGLLEEARRFYDRGLRGCQSIQAIGYKELYAYFDGTLSLAEAIALLKKNTRNYAKRQYTWFKNKMDVQWFDVEAYPYGVLIEKITEHIAGKLKISAK